In the genome of Streptomyces sp. NBC_00259, the window TGCGCAGAGATGCGTCCAGAATGGTCATGAGCTGTGCATCACGGCTCTTGCCAGTCGGCGCCAGCGGGTATCTGTTCAGAACATCGATCAGGACGGGTGTGGCGCGTTGTCGAGCCTCCTCGACCAGCCGGAGCCCGACGGCGAAGTCATCGTCCGCGTTCAATTCTCCAACGCGCGCGGCGCTTGCAGCGGCTCTGAGGATATGACCCACCTGGGTGGCTTTCGCGATCGGATGGAGGTAGGCCGCAGCGGCGGCATCTCCTGCGGCGCGTGCAGCGAGCCGTGCGGCCTCCGTGGTCGCTTCCTTTGCCGCCCGATGGGCATCCAAGGAGGTGATTCGCTGAAGTTTGGTCCTTCTCGCGCCGTTCACGAACTGCTGTGCGGCGTTGATGGCTGCACGAGGCCGAGGATCGCCGGGGTTGGCGTCCTCGAAGACAGGAAGAACTTCCTCAGCGCTCTCCAGAACGTAGTGTGCGACGACACGCAGTTCGTCCATCGTCAGTTCAAAGTCCCCAGATGCGATCGTCACGGACCCGATTCTCCCATCGAGCGATCACCTGCGGTCTCAGACGGGGTAGTCGGGACCGTCGGCGCATCCCGGCGGCGCCGGAGTTCACCGACCTCGCCTGTACCTGCACGCCCTCGTCCCCGCCCTCGTCACGGCCGGGCTGGAAGGGTACGAGGCCAAAGAGATCCACTACTGACAAGGGCTGACGAGCGCGCCGGTGTCGCTCGGCGAGGTGTCGCGTCCGGGCGTCCGGCTCGCACGTCGTCCAGGTAGTCGCCACCGGCCTACCACGCTCACGTCTTCAGAGCCTGCCGACAAGCGTTGTTACGGTCTGACCCACAGTGCCCCCGCAACCGTTCCGGCCCCGTATGGGTCCTCCGTATCGGGGTCCCGGGTGGGCCATGTGGTGCGTGAGGGTGGGGGAACGCCGTGTGGGCCCGACGGGCAGCGAGGGGTATCAGCGAGTTCGTGATGGAGAGGGTTGGGGGAAGCCGTCGCCGAGGTGATCCTCACCCTGGTCGCCTGCGTCCTGCTCGCTTGCCTGGCTTTGATCGCCTACCTGAGCTGGCTGGTCGCACCGTCTGACCTGCGGAGATGCCTGTTCGGCGCGTCGGGGACAGGGTCGAAGCTGCGTCCTCCATGGTGCGGGCGGCCAGCCATCACGCTCACTGGCCGACCACGACGCTCGGTCACAGCACCTCCGTCCCCGGTGCGGGTGGTGCGCTTGACACCAAAATCGAACATCCATTCTCATGGGAGTCCGGCCTTGGAATCCCGGGGTTTTCGCCGGGTTTTCCACAGGCTGGAGGGACGCCG includes:
- a CDS encoding putative immunity protein, coding for MTIASGDFELTMDELRVVAHYVLESAEEVLPVFEDANPGDPRPRAAINAAQQFVNGARRTKLQRITSLDAHRAAKEATTEAARLAARAAGDAAAAAYLHPIAKATQVGHILRAAASAARVGELNADDDFAVGLRLVEEARQRATPVLIDVLNRYPLAPTGKSRDAQLMTILDASLRMPRQAEG